In Halobacteriovorax marinus SJ, the following proteins share a genomic window:
- a CDS encoding AMP-dependent synthetase/ligase: MTIKRNIPALLLHKYKTNSQSKSIGWIKNGKVTTLNTHEYYECIAKIATALEEVGLRSNDKVSILADTSHIWHLYDLSCLCLNATVVPIYPTYTDEEAEYIVNHSESNVLVIDSEKQLSKISNVISQLTTLKTLIILTEIKNQELIQKCSKYTKIYTHTELLEKGKLITLDKPNRLEELIDSVQDNSLASIVYTSGTTGQPKGAMIRHNAFWSMLQNVKSGLGHNINESDRLLTFLPLSHVLGRCDSMLNLSLGIENIYAESIDKLVDNISVAQPTVMISVPRIFEKIYSKTQDTIEKESFIKKKLFSWAESISGEYFDYLDRDQSPPSKVLIARNLAYQTVFSKIYNRFGGKIRFFVSGGAPLGVDIIKFLRCANLTVLEGYGLTETIAPCCVNPVSKQMPGTVGLPLGDTQFQFDDDGEILVKSSGLFSGYYKNEEETQKAFKDGWFRTGDIGSLNSSGYLQITDRKKDIIITSGGKNVAPQKIENLLKIRKYITHFMVVGDKRKFLTGVVGIEKESFLEVLPALDLPSNVDIEELSKNQGVINLIKEDIESVNKELASFETIKKFYIAPIEFTPESGLITPSLKLKKKEILKRFDKEIDALYN; the protein is encoded by the coding sequence ATGACAATTAAAAGAAATATTCCTGCGCTACTTTTACATAAATACAAAACAAACTCCCAATCAAAGTCAATCGGTTGGATTAAGAATGGGAAAGTTACAACTTTAAATACTCACGAGTATTACGAATGTATTGCCAAGATAGCGACTGCACTAGAGGAAGTTGGCCTAAGGTCTAATGATAAAGTTTCAATACTAGCTGACACTTCCCATATCTGGCACCTCTATGATCTATCTTGTCTGTGTCTGAATGCTACAGTAGTTCCTATCTATCCTACTTATACTGATGAAGAGGCTGAATATATTGTTAACCACTCTGAATCTAACGTACTGGTCATCGACTCAGAAAAACAACTTTCAAAAATTTCAAACGTAATCTCTCAGTTAACGACCCTTAAAACTCTTATCATCCTCACTGAGATTAAAAATCAAGAACTCATTCAAAAGTGTAGTAAGTACACTAAGATCTATACCCATACTGAGCTACTAGAAAAAGGAAAGCTCATTACCTTGGATAAGCCTAATAGACTTGAAGAGCTTATAGATAGCGTGCAAGATAATTCTCTAGCTTCTATTGTCTACACTTCTGGAACGACTGGACAACCCAAGGGAGCGATGATTCGCCATAATGCTTTTTGGTCTATGTTACAAAATGTGAAGTCGGGTCTTGGGCACAATATAAATGAATCAGATAGATTACTGACATTTCTACCTCTCTCACATGTTTTAGGTAGATGCGATTCTATGCTCAATCTATCACTAGGAATTGAGAATATATACGCAGAAAGTATTGATAAACTTGTCGACAATATCTCTGTTGCCCAGCCTACAGTTATGATCTCAGTTCCAAGAATTTTTGAAAAAATTTATTCTAAGACCCAAGATACAATTGAAAAAGAAAGTTTCATAAAGAAGAAGCTCTTCTCTTGGGCAGAGTCTATTTCTGGTGAGTACTTTGACTATCTGGATAGGGATCAATCTCCTCCAAGTAAAGTTTTGATAGCAAGAAACCTCGCTTACCAAACAGTATTTTCAAAAATATATAACCGCTTTGGTGGAAAGATACGCTTCTTTGTTTCTGGTGGCGCTCCCCTAGGTGTAGATATTATTAAATTCCTCAGATGCGCAAACCTTACTGTTCTCGAAGGATATGGCCTAACAGAGACTATTGCCCCATGTTGCGTAAATCCAGTATCTAAGCAAATGCCAGGGACTGTTGGTCTTCCACTTGGAGACACTCAATTCCAATTCGATGATGATGGAGAAATACTGGTTAAATCCTCAGGGCTCTTTAGTGGATATTATAAGAATGAAGAAGAGACGCAGAAGGCCTTCAAGGATGGTTGGTTTAGAACCGGTGATATTGGCTCATTAAATAGTAGCGGATATCTTCAAATAACAGACAGAAAGAAGGATATCATCATCACATCGGGCGGGAAGAATGTCGCGCCACAAAAAATTGAGAATCTACTAAAAATAAGAAAGTATATTACTCACTTTATGGTTGTCGGAGACAAGAGGAAGTTTCTCACTGGCGTTGTTGGTATTGAAAAGGAGTCTTTCCTAGAAGTTCTCCCTGCTCTCGATCTGCCAAGCAATGTTGATATTGAAGAACTCTCAAAAAATCAGGGAGTTATCAATCTTATTAAGGAAGATATCGAAAGCGTCAACAAGGAGCTTGCTAGCTTTGAGACAATAAAGAAGTTCTATATTGCCCCCATAGAGTTCACTCCAGAATCGGGGCTCATCACACCATCTTTAAAGCTTAAGAAGAAAGAGATTTTAAAAAGGTTTGATAAAGAGATCGACGCATTGTATAACTAA